Genomic window (Tripterygium wilfordii isolate XIE 37 chromosome 11, ASM1340144v1, whole genome shotgun sequence):
TTTCGTTGATTTGTTGCtgttgaagaaggagaagatgcTACCATACCAGAAGAAACCTCACATCAATATGATGTTCATGTCTACATGCAGTTTTTATGCTACCACTGTAACATTTAGGAGCAAAGTAGGTGTTAATGCTTTGTAAACGAAAATTATGGATCATATTTTGGAGAAAAAATACCCGGTCTGTGCAGAAGAGTATAAGTTATATGAAGAAGTCGGTGAAGGTGTCAGCGCCATCGTGTACAGGGCTCTTTGCATTCCACTTAATGAGATAGTTGCTATTAAGGCTCTTGATCTGGAAAAGTGCAATAATGATTTGGTAAGTGCCCTGCACTGTGAATTTCACTTTAGAAACTCTTTAATTTATATTGTATGGATATGTgctagcatttttttttatgaatgatattgattttaatattaGTTATTCTTACCATATGGGAGGATTTAGGATTTGAACCTTCAACTTGTTTGAAATCCTAAGGAGTGGTTACCACTAGGCCAATAGCTCCTTGTTTATGGATAAATGCTAGCTTATTGTTGCTTCATGTTTGTGGTTATTTTTTCGGCATGTACTTGCATTTATTTTCTTCACATTTAGGGATCCCTAGATATGTGTTTTAGCTAGTATTTTTACTACCAATAGCCTGGAAATATGGAAGAAATGATGTTAACAATAAATAATCTGGAAGTGCTTTTAGAATGGAATGCTGTTTTGCATGTGTAGAACTGCCTGAGTACAGCTTTCCCTACTTCCCTTTGTTTTTCTAAGAGCCGGGTTGAAACTTATTAGCATTTTCATTGCAACAACATTGAATATTGCCCTTATTTTTAAGCAGAAATAGGTTTATGAAGTTCAGTCCTCTAGTCCTCTTACATGGTaatggtttttcttcttcttattatcaTTTTAAGTGGAAAGAGAGGTTTATTAAGGTACCTCAGGTGTAGGGGTCACAACAGAAAGTACAAGGAGCATAAGCTAATGGCCTCAATGAGATTGCTACAATGCAGAGATGACCAAAATGTGCTACAAGCAGgccaatttttaataaaaaattcaaaagaggACTCTTTGGAGTTAAATATCCTGCGATATCTCTCCTTCCAAATTAACCACATGATGGATGCAGCCTTCATCTGGAAAATCTTCATTTTAATCTTATCTCGAGTTAGAGAACTTCAGGAAAGCATTCTGAAGCACCTTGCGAGGGCTCACCCAATTGAAGTCCATGAGATTTATTGCAGAGCTCCAGTAACTCCTTGACCAAGGACAGAGAAGCAAAAGATAGCTTATGGACTTTGGTTTTCTTTACAGAGCATCTGTTAACTAGAAGGAATCCTATATTCTGAAGATTATCCCAAGTCAGAATTTAGACTACACAGCTTCCCAGCAAAAGAAAGCTACTCTAGGAGGAGCTGTTGATTTCTGGATATAGGAATTGAGAATTTCCAAGATGGAAGTTCACCTTAAGGAGCTCCCTGTAGTAAGATTTTACATTAAATACCTTATCTTTTGGAGAGTTGTTTGGCAAATTCTATCCACAAGAGTAGGATTAACACTAGAATTGTAGAAGATGCTCCAGAACTGCAAGAATGAATCAACCTCCGAGTCTTGTTATGTTGAAAGTTTGTGGTTCCAAGAGAACCAGCAGAGGAAGGCCCATACCAGTCACTAGCATGGTTCTTCTTAATCTAATCTTGGTTTTCATTccacaaaaatatttttctttgtttccatTGGATATAACTTTTTAAGGTTATGTTTCTTTTGTCCCTCAACGTTTGCTTATTTTCTTGCGAATGCTTGGTTTAAAACTTTTGTAAAACCTCTTCGAGTTTTtgttatgaaatattgtatgCCAGTATACAGAATGATTTATCTTAGGAATAATGCAGGATGGCATCCGAAGGGAGGTACAAACAATGAACTTGACTGATCATCCAAATCTTTTAAGGGCTTACTGCTCTTTTACTACTGGACACAATCTTTGGGTTGTGATGCCATACATGGCTGGGGGGTCATGCCTTCATATAATGAAATCTTCATATCAAGAAGGTTTTGAAGAGCCTGTTATTGCTACATTGTTGCGCGAGACTCTCAAAGCTCTGGTTTATCTACATGCCCAAGGACATATCCACAGAGATGTTAAGGTCCATCATTTGCTTTTTGTGGTTACTCTTGAGTTCACGGTGATCCATAGTGTTTCTTTTTGTCTAACATtctaatatgaaaaagaaaaacgatAGACATTGAAAATGGGTTTATCTTTTTGTTCAACATCTTTAGGATGCACTTTACTTCCTTGTCACTGGTGCTGCAATTTTAGTGAAATGGCTCTAAGAAAATGTATTTATCGTTTTGTTCTACATCTTTAGGATATGCTTTGCTTCCCTGTCACAAGTTCTGCTACTCTAATCCAATATgctttttgttctttcatttctttgggATCATACAGCTGTTATGCTCATGACTTTTCTTAAATTTTCTGTTACAGGCTGGGAATATTCTACTTGATACTAATGGCGCAGTCAAGTTAGCTGACTTTGGAGTTTCTGCTTGCATGTTTGATACTGGAGAGAGGCAACGCTCCAGAAATACATTTGTGGGAACTCCTTGCTGGTATACTTGAGCTTGGAATTATCTGTAATATTCcatgatttgaattttgaatcttaCTGCGATTGGGATTTTTATCATAATACCTGTATGTGCTaagaaatttcatttttgtgtaaACTTCCCCCCAGGATGGCACCTGAAGTGATGCAGCAATTGCATGGATATGACTTTAAGTGAGTAGCTTGCCTATCTGATCTGTGttcctcttttttattttattcctaCTTTTGCTTCAGTAATCCGAAAATGTTGAAAAAGTCCTCTTGATGTGTTAACAGAGCAGATATTTGGTCATTTGGAATAACTGCCCTTGAACTTGCTCATGGCCATGCTCCTTTTTCTAAGTATCCACCAATGAAAGtaaatttctcaatttttaGCATTCATTGCATGCCTGATTTACCATATCTGTGCAAATGGGATAATGATTCTGGATTCTCATTTCTATTACCTGTTGTGCTAGTTCAGACTTAATGTTTTGTCCTCTTGTGCTTCAGGTTCTTCTTATGACCTTACAAAATGCACCTCCTGGGCTTGACTATGAACGAGACAAGAGATTTTCAAAGGTTTATGTTGTTCATttgaaaaagagaaataaaaatctAGTAATTACCTGATTATTTATCCTtagtgttcttttttttttttttccctttttttttcttgggggTCAGTCATTCAAAGAACTGGTAGCTACTTGCTTAGTGAAGGATCCGAAGAAACGTCCAACCGCAGAAAAGCTGTTGAAGcaccatttcttcaaaaatgcACGCTCCAACGAATTTGTAGCTCTTTCCATTCTTGATGGCCTCGCTCCTTTGGGGGAGCGTTTTAGGTTGCTGAAGGTCTCTTGATCATCGTTTGTTTTGCACGTTGTAATCTTGGCTCTGAGGTATGAATTCATGTTTATTTCTTATCCTGTATTTTATGTTTCAGGCAAGAGAGGCTGATCTGCTTGGGCAGAATAAGGCACTCTATGAAGACAAGGAACATTTGTCACAGGTGAGAGTTGCCACTCTTTCAGAAGGCAAATGACACTGCATCTTGCACTTCCTTGTGTCTTGTGATTAAACAACAGTCTTACTTTGTGCTGTGAATTAAGTGATGCAATCCTAGATGTAAAAATTGAGATAAGTGATAAAGAAGTGGAGAactcaaagaaattaaacaagaaCTTCATAACATACATCAACCATAATCCTGACAGAACAAACTCTCTGGTTAGTAGCCAAGTAACTTATCATGTGAACGACAGCAACACTCAAATAGGCCATTAGAAAAGACACTGAGGGAGCAAGGGGAAAGATAAGGAAAGCAAGAGAAAGGAGAAAGATGTGAGAGGGGAAGCAGCACCAGATAGAAGCGCAACAAACTAGCAAGGGCCAGCAGTAGGTGAAAAAAATAGGGAAAGAAGAAATATGAACCAGCTGTAAGGTGGTTTAGGAAGGTTGTGACCAAGAAATAGATCAACACAGCAATAGATGGtgaaaagataagaaataaggtAGAGCAAGCAAGAAACTGTAAAGAGAACAAGAAAAGGTGGAGAAAGAGAGGTGATGAAGGCTGCAGAAGAGAAGGCGGCTAGCAGGAAAATATTTCTGGAAAACTCAGCAATTTTCCAGCCCTAAAAATAAAGTTTTGAAGCAGCTTTTATATATGGGGAGGGGTCTAACTTTAGTTCCCCCATCATAGGTGTCACAATCTAAGTGGCTGCACTAAACTTACTTGAAACCAAGACACTTGTCCTAAACAAGATGTAGACAACCCCCACATCATAGGTACAATATAAATCAGTAGCTTGGTCAACAAAGTAAAATACACACataaaacaaaatgaagacCAATAATGGAAGCCTATCTAAGCTACATCATTGAGAGTCCAAAGTTAATGCATTTGTGGCATTGTGTTGAGATTTTTAATTTACTGTTAATGAAGTTGGAAGCTAATTAACACATTTGCTCTGCTTAGAGGGCAATCTCTCCCTTTATATGAGGTTAGTTTTGCAATGAGAAATAAGTCTTACCTTTGTTGTGCTTTGGAATAACATTCACGTATCTAAGTATGCCGTCCAATGTTTTTAGGGCCAAAATTGGCATTTTATTTTTGAACAAAATTCGTATGTGAAATAATTACCTCAGTTGACAATTTCTTGACAAAGGAACTTTTGGAGTTTTAATTTGTGAAAATAGTTGTTTCATATATTTTGAACGGTTTTCCAGTTTCAGCCTAAGTTTGTGTGAAGTCGGTGGGAGGctttttata
Coding sequences:
- the LOC120009282 gene encoding serine/threonine-protein kinase BLUS1 isoform X2; this translates as MDHILEKKYPVCAEEYKLYEEVGEGVSAIVYRALCIPLNEIVAIKALDLEKCNNDLDGIRREVQTMNLTDHPNLLRAYCSFTTGHNLWVVMPYMAGGSCLHIMKSSYQEGFEEPVIATLLRETLKALVYLHAQGHIHRDVKAGNILLDTNGAVKLADFGVSACMFDTGERQRSRNTFVGTPCWMAPEVMQQLHGYDFKADIWSFGITALELAHGHAPFSKYPPMKVLLMTLQNAPPGLDYERDKRFSKSFKELVATCLVKDPKKRPTAEKLLKHHFFKNARSNEFVALSILDGLAPLGERFRLLKAREADLLGQNKALYEDKEHLSQQEYIRGVSAWNFNLEDLKSQAALIQDYDESSNAENPGVSRKQEDSCNAVFPTERLPKEMANSNITSSEEEGFSDLPDLKSTLASFPIKPLQALKGCFDVGEDEVGGTSPSWKDTALLDSELVQKLSPNFMGQECERYEGSHPTRINSIPRHVASEPKKFFSGSLIPDNAFSPRKVIRDGDRDILQPKYQSERNYSGPLFRQKRESNNLSSEDTSEGAVVQHKGRFKVTSADLSPKALCLRIPM
- the LOC120009282 gene encoding serine/threonine-protein kinase BLUS1 isoform X3 codes for the protein MDHILEKKYPVCAEEYKLYEEVGEGVSAIVYRALCIPLNEIVAIKALDLEKCNNDLDGIRREVQTMNLTDHPNLLRAYCSFTTGHNLWVVMPYMAGGSCLHIMKSSYQEGFEEPVIATLLRETLKALVYLHAQGHIHRDVKAGNILLDTNGAVKLADFGVSACMFDTGERQRSRNTFVGTPCWMAPEVMQQLHGYDFKADIWSFGITALELAHGHAPFSKYPPMKVLLMTLQNAPPGLDYERDKRFSKSFKELVATCLVKDPKKRPTAEKLLKHHFFKNARSNEFVALSILDGLAPLGERFRLLKAREADLLGQNKALYEDKEHLSQQEYIRGVSAWNFNLEDLKSQAALIQDYDESSNAENPGVSRKQEDSCNAVFPTERLPKEMANSNITSSEEEGFSDLPDLKSTLASFPIKPLQALKGCFDVGEDEVGGTSPSWKDTALLDSELVQKLSPNFMGQECERYEGSHPTRINSIPRHVASEPKKFFSGSLIPDNAFSPRKVIRDGDRDILQPKYQSERNYSGPLFRQKRESNNLSSEDTSEGAVVQHKGRFKVTSADLSPKAMAL